A region from the Geotrypetes seraphini chromosome 10, aGeoSer1.1, whole genome shotgun sequence genome encodes:
- the LOC117368198 gene encoding uncharacterized protein LOC117368198 isoform X3, whose amino-acid sequence MMTRSQVPGCDPRPPQRRRNFAPLPPSGAPGQAAMAGAEDLMFEGFLKKRKDTMKFAWAKYWFRLQNTTLFFYKEKSTDPSYLRGQYYIYMVQSVREMKAAEKEYTFEITMKNGKKKLLAAESSELRAVWIQFLWKSMQLPGPGRKDSACTWHDIPSLLQTAQDSTSSTETQLDFRTSEESTECDFLTSTNNHSRKTRQTANSKSLENRNSSKEDAYEQSNEYDVVKPRGVIRTASQSKGNITRNAAGKDLDADSLPLGELYSKM is encoded by the exons ATGATGACAAGGAGCCAAGTCCCGGGATGTGACCCCCGCCCCCCCCAGCGAAGGAGGAACTTTGCACCGCTGCCACCGTCCGGGGCCCCCGGGCAAGCTGCGATGGCTGGCGCAGAAGATTTAATGTTCGAGGGCTTCTTGAAAAAGAGAAAGGATACAATG AAGTTTGCATGGGCAAAGTACTGGTTCAGGCTCCAGAATACGACATTATTTTTCTACAAGGAGAAAAGCACCGATCCA TCTTATCTTCGGGGGCAGTATTACATTTACATG GTACAGTCAGTGCGTGAGATGAAAGCCGCTGAAAAAGAATACACTTTTGAGATCACCATGAAGAATGGGAAAAAGAAACTGCTG gCTGCAGAATCTTCCGAATTGCGTGCTGTGTGGATTCAGTTTTTATGGAAATCGATGCAGCTCCCAGGGCCAGGGAGAAAAGATTCGGCCTGTACTTG GCACGATATCCCCAGCTTACTGCAAACGGCTCAGGATAGTACCAGCTCTACAGAAACACAACTGGACTTCAGAACATCTGAGGAGTCTACAGAATGTGACTTTCTTACATCTACTAATAATCATTCACGGAAGACCAGGCAGACTGCAAACTCAAAATCATTGG AGAATCGAAATTCTAGTAAAGAAGACGCCTATGAACAATCGAATGAGTATGATGTTGTCAAACCAAGAGGCGTGATCAGAACAGCCAGCCAGAGTAAAg